DNA sequence from the Scophthalmus maximus strain ysfricsl-2021 chromosome 1, ASM2237912v1, whole genome shotgun sequence genome:
TCATCCAGTCCCCACAAGTCCAGACAGTACAGGTGAGAGGAGATCGAATCGACTTCgtcatctgttgttgttgtgtcacgGCACACCCGTCACTTCTTTTGCTTTTAGTGCACAAACGAGAAGAAAGCAATGAACTTGTCCAATGAATTGTAATAGTAGAGGTCAGCTTGTTAGTGCTTAAAAACAAACCCCTGTTTGTCACTAatggcttttgtttgttttttgctttccAGTCAACTGTTGAAATGAacaaatagttttgtttttttttgtttgcgtgCAGATTTCGACCGTTGCCGAGAGCGAGGACTCCCAGGAGTCTGTTGACAGCGTGACAGATTgtcagaagaggagagagatccTGTCCAGGCGACCGTCTTACAGGTCTGCGTGACACACCTCATCAACAACGATATGAATCGGTCACTAGTGTCTCGTAGACATAGAGCTTGTTTATCGCATTTCTAAACTAAACTCCAACATGTGTCAACGAAAGCAGGGGTTATATAATCGTGTAATATGCTGCTTTCGATACAGAAACCTTTCGCTGATGTGTTTCTGCGACTGTTCTCCCCCAACAGGAAGATTCTGAACGACCTATCGTCGGACGCTCCTGCAGTGGCACGGATTGAggaggaaaagtcagaggacGACACGGCCCCCGCCATCACCACAGTCACCATGCCCACTCCCATCTATCAGACCAGCAGTGGCCAGTACAGTAAGTATAAAAGTGCTCCTGAAAATAACAGGCTTCCGTTCAAAATGTGCCCGTCGGTTCGCAACATTGTTTGAGATGACTCTGCGAGGCGATTGACCCTCGATTGGATGAGCAGAAAGGACATACGGGTAAGGGGGGTTCGTCTTGGCGAATTGAATTCGGAGgttgttgggaaaaaaagtcttgatAATCAGATGTTTTGGAGCGAATTCTGACTGATGCTGCGAATGAAGCGTTGAGCTGTTGGCCTTCAATGCGGTTTGACTTGAGGCCCGAGTTTGTCTTGGACACACATTAAAGGCTGCGTCAGAGAGGAATCGTCAATAGACGCATTGtttcatgcaaacacagaggACGTCGCTTCTGCACACTGTACCGTCATTTCCCACATGTTGACAGCATAACAAATAGAAATTTGAGTTGCTGCAGTAAGCAGTGTTTACGCTGTGTGGAAGATGGAGGTTGTGATTCAGAGGCGTCACATTCGgagttgtgtgttttaattctTTAGACTAATTGTAATATGCCCCGGTGTTCCTTTGCAGTTGCCATCACCCAGGGCGGGGCCATCCAGCTGGCCAGCAACGGCACAGATGGAGTTCAGAGTCTGCAGACGCTGACCATGGCCAACGCCGCTGGAGCCCAGCCCGGCACCACCATCCTACAGTACGCTCAGACCAGCGACGGGCAGCAAATTCTGGTGCCCAGCAACCAAGTGGTTGTACAAGGTGGGGGAATAATCCAGCTTGATGAAAGAGTGGGCTTTTTCACCGcagtttaaaatataaaaaaactaatagTTCAAGCGTGTAACGTGACGttgtttcaattttatttttaatcttgtggtgtttgtctgtcagccTCCTCCGGTGACGTCCAGGCCTATCAGATCCGCACAGCTCCCACCAGCACCATCACTCCCGGGGTGGTCATGACGACTTCGCCTGCTATGGGCGGTACCGGAACAGAGGAGGTCACGCGTAAACGGGAGGTCCGACTTATGAAAAACAGGTGCGTGTGTTCTCGGGTTGAGTAATTGTGtatacttttgttgttgttgaattcacatctttcctgcattgtttattcattaTTCTACGCACACTCACGCAAAGCCTTTACGTCACACACAGGGAGGCTGCCCGCGAATGCcgcaggaagaaaaaggagtACGTCAAGTGTCTGGAGAACCGCGTAGCTGTGCTGGAGAACCAGAACAAAACCCTCATCGAGGAACTCAAAGCCCTCAAAGACTTGTACTGCCACAAATCTGAGTAGAACGGTCGCCTAAAACTGCCTGCCAGGGGCTCGGCCGGTGCCCGTCTGTCCACCGCGCACAGAGACTCAGCACAGAGCCAGGCACCTGGACGCTACTCCCCCCTTTTTCTactcttttgcttttctttttaaagactgCTGAAAATCTGTAAAAGTGACTTCACCaggaatagaataaaaacacacacacccttcccaCATCACCGGTTTTAAAAATCGCCAAATCTGTCCCCATCGGTTTCCCAGTTAAGAAGAGCAGAGGTGGTAGAGACTACAACTATACAGGGTCCTCGTGGTGACGTGACAGAACGGACAATgaggctgttttgtttttgttttgcgtCACCAAAGGGAAGCGCTCCAGTCCCGTGTGTCTCGACAAACTGGGCGACTTCACCAGCAAACAGGGAACTGCTCGATCCCATCACCACCAATGATGAtggacatttttacagttttgccTCCCCCCCACTGAGACACTCGAATCATATCGAGGGTTACGTTTGTGTGCGACATTTTGTAAGCGTAACTGAGGTCCTGCGTTTAACATCTGTTACTTACTAATGCTTTGAACTGTAGATGGGCTGTGTCACAGAATTTTATCTTTgcgctgtgtttttgtttatgtataAGATGATCTGCTCTGATAAtgccatttaatttttttgttgacttttatttttaccttgCCTTGATacgtgaacaaaaaaaaagctaaccATCAAGTCAGGTTGTCAAATTTTGTTCATGTTAGTTGCAGCTTTAAAGAAAAACGAGATGACATGGTTAGACTGGAGAACTTGGACAGCACTGAATTTGGAAAATGTTGGGCACCCCTGTCTTTTTAAGCTTTCCTTTAGCTCCCACAAGTGGAACATTTATAATCACCGATCTTTGCAAAAGCATCACCAGAGTTATGAAAGAGAAGCAGATTAGTTTGAGCGGATTCACAGTGGTTTGTTCCCCAGACGGTCTGAAGATAACAAATTACTGTTATGAATTTATCTGCTagataaaatggaaatgtactTTTGGTCATGCAATGTACGTTATGTAAACAAAAGAAGGTCAAccttcattgcttttttttattattttgtttttcatccatatTTATGTTTCCTCTCAGCCcagttttttaaataagtttCATTAATACATGGACTTTGAACaagaaccaaaaagaaaaaaaagccttatgTGTTATGCAAATGGGAGAGAGATTTATGAACACACTTTTGATGAGACACATGGCCCTTCACTGGAATCATTGATTGCCTGGTTCGTGTAGTTTACTGTCTTTGAACATGTATCGGCACCAGTTTTTGAGGGGAAAGTCTAAATTAATGAATAcacaatttttgggggggggggcaacttgCTGATAAGAGTGTTGTACCAGCCAGCTGTGTCCAAATTGTGTTTACAGGATTACAAAGTGGCATTCGCACTTTCCTTGCATATACAATCCTGCTACATTTCACATGTTTTCGTCTTGCAGCCGCGAGGTGACATGCCTCCGTAGGGTCGCACTTGAAATTAACACTGCTAACCGGTAATTAATCGCAAAGTGTCTGTTGGTTATTTGTTGCTTGCATAATTGTGCGGAGCATCAAGTCTCATtttgtgtgcccccccccacctaTCAATTAAACCTGCTAACGAATTGCTAGGTGCGACCAAATCAAATACACAACGTATTCACAAGTGAGCAGAGTCAATAACGTTTGTTAACGGAAAGTCGCACAGTATTCTTTTAGGTATTATGTATAGTCATCATGACggtatgctttttttttatgttgcttttCATGGATTTTGTATTCACAATTTCTAAATGTCAGCACCGACTTGTATAATACAGTGCATTATGTCAAGAGTTattcaaatattacatttttggcaGCTGGtaataaatgtgtttctggTAATCTTTgatggttttaaaatgttttcttttaattcctTTGGTGGTCAGCGAAAAGAATACTTGAGCCGTGTGTGGTCACAAATCCTCCCTGGGTGGCAACTTCCAGGCCTTGTATATGTGGATGTCTCTCTGTTGGTCATAGTGGGCCTCTTCGACGGCGAACCGCTGCCTGAGCATGCCCAGGAAGTCGGTGTCCCGCGCGTAGCGGATCTTGCAGGCCAGCAGCACGGCGGTGGCGTCCGAGCACAGGTGCTCCAGGGTCCGCAGCAGCGGCGCGAACGTGTCCTCCAGGTAGACGATGTCCGCACCCAGCACCAGGTCGAACCCCCCGGCCGGGTAGAGGTCGAGCCCCTGACCCCAGCTCAGCTCGGACACGGACGCCGAGCCTCGGGTGTCCGGCGGCAGGTTGGCCTTCACGTTGGCGGAGAGGAACTCCAGGGCGGGCTGTCGGTCGGTGATGGTCACCGCGGCACCTTGGAAAGTGGAAGAGGTGACTTAAGAAGCAGCTGACATCAATTCCAATATTAATTTCTTTAAGTGTAATTCTCCAACTCACCCAGCAGGGCGGCTACGATCCCCACCAGCCCGGTCCCGGCTCCCAGCTCAATCACCGCCTTCCCCTTTAACTCCACCTCGCCCAGCTCCAGGTACATGCACATGACAACAGCCTGGAAACAGAATGCTTCATTTGCATTTAATAAAACACTTATGGCGAATAGATGGCGAACAGCTGTAACGTTGCAACAATGCATCACTCACCGCATCCCACACGACCGCTGCCACTCCGAGCTTCTTCCAGTCCTGGGACAGACGGAGTTCGTGGTCGGCGAAGCGAAACTGTGCCGACGCGCTGTGGAGCTTGGAGAGCGCAGGTAACGGATTCTCTACATAGGGAACGAGAGCCATGCTGTTATTATCAATGGAATTTACTGTATTGTCATATTTTAGTAAGCGTCCCTGCGCCCATGCGCAGTgaggttcttcttcttcgacgCTTTACGGCAGATGATATACTTGACTCATTACTGCCATCTTCTGGAGTTCGTCGTCTcactttataataataataataataatacatgtcatttgtagagcacttttcattgctaaaagcaatgtcCACGTCTTCCATTAAGTCCCTGGCACCCTTTATGTTTCCTCCCGAATAACAAACCCACGTTACTCCCTATTAATGTCAGAACCAGCGTCTCAGTTACATTATTGAAACCCATTCTGCTGGAT
Encoded proteins:
- the LOC118302089 gene encoding cyclic AMP-responsive element-binding protein 1-like isoform X2: MPTPIYQTSSGQYIAITQGGAIQLASNGTDGVQSLQTLTMANAAGAQPGTTILQYAQTSDGQQILVPSNQVVVQASSGDVQAYQIRTAPTSTITPGVVMTTSPAMGGTGTEEVTRKREVRLMKNREAARECRRKKKEYVKCLENRVAVLENQNKTLIEELKALKDLYCHKSE
- the mettl21a gene encoding protein N-lysine methyltransferase METTL21A isoform X2, with product MALVPYVENPLPALSKLHSASAQFRFADHELRLSQDWKKLGVAAVVWDAAVVMCMYLELGEVELKGKAVIELGAGTGLVGIVAALLGAAVTITDRQPALEFLSANVKANLPPDTRGSASVSELSWGQGLDLYPAGGFDLVLGADIVYLEDTFAPLLRTLEHLCSDATAVLLACKIRYARDTDFLGMLRQRFAVEEAHYDQQRDIHIYKAWKLPPREDL
- the mettl21a gene encoding protein N-lysine methyltransferase METTL21A isoform X1 produces the protein MAKFHRAVRTREGIKEAERKPENPLPALSKLHSASAQFRFADHELRLSQDWKKLGVAAVVWDAAVVMCMYLELGEVELKGKAVIELGAGTGLVGIVAALLGAAVTITDRQPALEFLSANVKANLPPDTRGSASVSELSWGQGLDLYPAGGFDLVLGADIVYLEDTFAPLLRTLEHLCSDATAVLLACKIRYARDTDFLGMLRQRFAVEEAHYDQQRDIHIYKAWKLPPREDL
- the LOC118302089 gene encoding cyclic AMP-responsive element-binding protein 1-like isoform X1; its protein translation is MTMEAGADTQQSGETVSESEAQQITLAQASIAAGQVTTSSPTVTLVQLPNGQTVQVHGVIQAAQPSVIQSPQVQTVQISTVAESEDSQESVDSVTDCQKRREILSRRPSYRKILNDLSSDAPAVARIEEEKSEDDTAPAITTVTMPTPIYQTSSGQYIAITQGGAIQLASNGTDGVQSLQTLTMANAAGAQPGTTILQYAQTSDGQQILVPSNQVVVQASSGDVQAYQIRTAPTSTITPGVVMTTSPAMGGTGTEEVTRKREVRLMKNREAARECRRKKKEYVKCLENRVAVLENQNKTLIEELKALKDLYCHKSE